One Malania oleifera isolate guangnan ecotype guangnan chromosome 10, ASM2987363v1, whole genome shotgun sequence genomic region harbors:
- the LOC131166001 gene encoding U-box domain-containing protein 51-like — protein MRSSGENRGRKLIAVAVDKDRGSQNALKWAIDNITKNRENLILVHVNAKPPTSHIAGSSETGNDDILAGKEPINPIAELFFPFRCYCIRRQVQCDVVALEDTNIAKALIEFISERKIETLVLGATSRTSISKLFKCTDVPGQVSKWAPEFCTVCVISKSKATSIRASSRRPPLMSGMDQRTPFSSRMNDDTDSIGTAADYRLPDEISAPDVSMPFISPDRRSTDSAFLSFYENLGLERAGQRSEGLNMDDDVFESICTRSKSVDMKALHELSSNMEDVGIKSCLPDLEDVDEKIERLSLELNRIIEMYHEVSKEALAAQQKARELHNWKLEEEQRLKEAQLAAEVALATAEKEKAKCAAAIEAAEAAQRIAKLEAQKRKEAETKAGKETEEKMKALEALGHSKMVLKYQLMFHVLAVLFLVYFNFIEVKFFNSI, from the exons ATGAGGAGTTCTGGGGAAAATAGGGGAAGGAAGTTGATTGCAGTGGCAGTGGACAAGGATAGAGGAAGCCAAAATGCTCTGAAATGGGCTATTGATAATATCACTAAAAATAGGGAAAATCTTATACTTGTCCATGTCAATGCAAAACCACCAACATCTCATATTGCAG GTTCATCAGAAACTGGAAACGATGACATCCTCGCCGGAAAAGAGCCCATTAATCCAATCGCGGAACTGTTTTTTCCTTTCCGATGCTACTGTATTCGTAGACAA GTGCAATGTGATGTTGTAGCACTTGAGGACACAAATATAGCAAAAGCATTGATCGAATTCATCTCTGAGCGTAAAATTGAGACTTTGGTACTTGGTGCAACTTCAAGGACAAGCATTTCCAA GCTATTCAAGTGTACAGATGTTCCAGGCCAGGTATCAAAATGGGCACCAGAGTTCTGCACTGTGTGTGTCATATCAAAATCAAAGGCCACATCCATAAGAGCTTCCTCCCGTCGACCACCTCTTATGTCAGGCATGGATCAGAGGACACCATTTTCATCACGTATGAATGATGACACAGATTCTAT AGGAACGGCTGCAGATTACAGATTACCTGATGAGATCTCTGCTCCGGATGTCAGCATGCCATTTATAAGCCCTGACAGGAGAAGCACTGACAGTGCATTCCTTTCCTTCTATGAAAATCTTGGACTGGAGCGGGCTGGACAGCGCTCAGAAGGCTTGAACATGGATGATGATGTTTTTGAGTCAATATGCACTAGATCCAAGTCAGTTGATATGAAGGCTTTGCATGAATTGTCCTCAAATATGGAGGATGTTGGAATAAAATCATGTTTGCCAGACTTG GAAGATGTGGATGAAAAGATTGAGAGGCTAAGTCTGGAGCTTAACCGAATCATAGAGATGTACCATGAAGTCTCCAAAGAAGCCCTTGCAGCACAACAGAAG GCAAGGGAACTCCACAATTGGAAATTGGAAGAAGAACAAAGGCTAAAGGAGGCGCAGTTGGCTGCGGAAGTTGCGTTAGCAACTGCAGAAAAGGAGAAAGCAAAATGTGCAGCTGCAATTGAGGCAGCTGAAGCTGCTCAGAGAATTGCCAAGCTAGAGGCACAAAAGAGAAAGGAAGCAGAAACGAAAGCAGGCAAAGAAACTGAGGAGAAGATGAAGGCGTTGGAGGCTTTAGGCCACTCCAAGATGGTTCTCAAATACCAGCTCATGTTCCATGTCTTGGCTGTGTTGTTTcttgtttatttcaatttcataGAAGTGAAGTTCTTTAATTCTATTTAA